One window of the Equus asinus isolate D_3611 breed Donkey chromosome 28, EquAss-T2T_v2, whole genome shotgun sequence genome contains the following:
- the LOC106832186 gene encoding uncharacterized protein isoform X1, translating to MCLGLSPLTSLGARESYKVGGVSRPKGWGPAPGSGSAQDPQGQPRAGLGKEVGAMGAGTTGSDDAEALDAVLGTLLAVLVLVVVKAAVDVLRRRRAHATVLVVGAGPVGLTAALVAVRSSRVLKLTVLDACARGPLLGRPQQIALDPRSVRFLQPLGVDFDNMEGCWRNGQFFTRVGVFQEHLLSLLERKGQLPGFRLILGTKFTDDFMRKVVVPDWPKIIVVADGSHGETCSVLGLSPDYVVESCNAYGANATITRLDQRQVPTPEIRAHNLYLDLSAYGIEFTSATKESPISHQAVKQPGFHLKIYGTFRHRYIALACPASDSKVVRFLRHTVSSSVMKTIFHQAFNAYKMDIEPRVRDAAMSRVQCSRRLFEITLSHRRATAAYIQGIGRVVTVEGEAARVLNFDTGSGVNLGLQGLESLEEFIGKIATAVDQSDILEALAAKIRHSKQVVEDFKQNGLLTTIFK from the exons ATGTGTTTGGGGCTCTCTCCGCTAACATCCCTAGGGGCCCGAGAGAGCTACAAAGTGGGCGGTGTGTCCAGACCGAAGGGGTGGGGCCCTGCCCCGGGGAGTGGCTCAGCACAGGATCCCCAGGGACAACCCCGGGCAGGTCTGGGGAAGGAGGTCGGGGCCATGGGCGCGGGCACCACGGGGTCCGACGACGCCGAGGCGCTGGACGCAGTGCTGGGCACGCTGCTGGCCGTActggtgctggtggtggtcaAGGCGGCCGTGGACGTGCTGCGGCGGCGGCGAGCGCACGCGACCGTCCTGGTGGTGGGCGCAGGGCCGGTGGGGCTGACCGCGGCTCTCGTCGCTGTCCGCTCGAGCCGGGTGCTGAAGCTGACCGTGCTGGACGCGTGCGCGCGGGGTCCGCTGCTGGGGCGCCCGCAGCAGATTGCGCTGGACCCCCGCAGCGTCCGCTTCCTCCAGCCGCTGGGAGTGGACTTCGACAACATGGAAGGCTGCTGGCGCAATGGCCAATTCTTCACCCGGGTCGGCGTCTTCCAGGAGCACCTGCTCAGCCTCCTGGAGAGGAAGGGCCAGCTGCCTGGCTTTCGTCTTATTCTGGGCACCAAG TTTACAGATGACTTCATGAGAAAGGTGGTAGTGCCAGACTGGCCCAAAATCATTGTGGTGGCTGATGGCTCCCATGGGGAGACCTGCTCTGTTCTGGGGCTCAGTCCAGATTATGTAGTGGAATCCTGCAATGCTTACGGAGCTAACGCCACCATCACGAGACTGGACCAGAGACAG GTGCCCACACCAGAAATCCGAGCCCACAACCTCTACCTCGATCTCTCTGCTTATGGGATCGAGTTCACTTCTGCAACAAAGGAATCCCCAATCTCGCATCAGGCAGTCAAACAGCCAGGTTTCCACCTGAAAATCTATGGAACCTTCCGCCATCGATATATCGCTTTGGCATGTCCAGCTTCTGATTCCAAAGTTGTTAGATTTCTCCGTCATACTGTCAGCTCCTCA GTCATGAAGACCATCTTCCACCAAGCGTTCAACGCCTACAAGATGGACATCGAGCCCCGCGTGAGGGACGCCGCCATGTCCCGGGTGCAGTGCAGCAGAAGGCTGTTTGAGATCACGCTGTCCCACCGGCGGGCCACAGCTGCCTACATCCAGGGCATAGGCAGGGTAGTCACTGTGGAGGGAGAGGCAGCTCGAGTGCTCAACTTTGACACGG GATCTGGGGTGAATCTTGGGCTCCAGGGCCTGGAGTCTTTGGAAGAATTCATTGGCAAGATCGCGACAGCTGTGGATCAGAGCGACATCTTGGAAGCTTTGGCTGCCAAAATAAGACACTCTAAACAGGTGGTTGAAGACTTTAAACAGAATGGACTCCTCACGACAATTTTCAAGTGA
- the LOC106832186 gene encoding uncharacterized protein isoform X4: MCLGLSPLTSLGARESYKVGGVSRPKGWGPAPGSGSAQDPQGQPRAGLGKEVGAMGAGTTGSDDAEALDAVLGTLLAVLVLVVVKAAVDVLRRRRAHATVLVVGAGPVGLTAALVAVRSSRVLKLTVLDACARGPLLGRPQQIALDPRSVRFLQPLGVDFDNMEGCWRNGQFFTRVGVFQEHLLSLLERKGQLPGFRLILGTKFTDDFMRKVVVPDWPKIIVVADGSHGETCSVLGLSPDYVVESCNAYGANATITRLDQRQVMKTIFHQAFNAYKMDIEPRVRDAAMSRVQCSRRLFEITLSHRRATAAYIQGIGRVVTVEGEAARVLNFDTGSGVNLGLQGLESLEEFIGKIATAVDQSDILEALAAKIRHSKQVVEDFKQNGLLTTIFK; encoded by the exons ATGTGTTTGGGGCTCTCTCCGCTAACATCCCTAGGGGCCCGAGAGAGCTACAAAGTGGGCGGTGTGTCCAGACCGAAGGGGTGGGGCCCTGCCCCGGGGAGTGGCTCAGCACAGGATCCCCAGGGACAACCCCGGGCAGGTCTGGGGAAGGAGGTCGGGGCCATGGGCGCGGGCACCACGGGGTCCGACGACGCCGAGGCGCTGGACGCAGTGCTGGGCACGCTGCTGGCCGTActggtgctggtggtggtcaAGGCGGCCGTGGACGTGCTGCGGCGGCGGCGAGCGCACGCGACCGTCCTGGTGGTGGGCGCAGGGCCGGTGGGGCTGACCGCGGCTCTCGTCGCTGTCCGCTCGAGCCGGGTGCTGAAGCTGACCGTGCTGGACGCGTGCGCGCGGGGTCCGCTGCTGGGGCGCCCGCAGCAGATTGCGCTGGACCCCCGCAGCGTCCGCTTCCTCCAGCCGCTGGGAGTGGACTTCGACAACATGGAAGGCTGCTGGCGCAATGGCCAATTCTTCACCCGGGTCGGCGTCTTCCAGGAGCACCTGCTCAGCCTCCTGGAGAGGAAGGGCCAGCTGCCTGGCTTTCGTCTTATTCTGGGCACCAAG TTTACAGATGACTTCATGAGAAAGGTGGTAGTGCCAGACTGGCCCAAAATCATTGTGGTGGCTGATGGCTCCCATGGGGAGACCTGCTCTGTTCTGGGGCTCAGTCCAGATTATGTAGTGGAATCCTGCAATGCTTACGGAGCTAACGCCACCATCACGAGACTGGACCAGAGACAG GTCATGAAGACCATCTTCCACCAAGCGTTCAACGCCTACAAGATGGACATCGAGCCCCGCGTGAGGGACGCCGCCATGTCCCGGGTGCAGTGCAGCAGAAGGCTGTTTGAGATCACGCTGTCCCACCGGCGGGCCACAGCTGCCTACATCCAGGGCATAGGCAGGGTAGTCACTGTGGAGGGAGAGGCAGCTCGAGTGCTCAACTTTGACACGG GATCTGGGGTGAATCTTGGGCTCCAGGGCCTGGAGTCTTTGGAAGAATTCATTGGCAAGATCGCGACAGCTGTGGATCAGAGCGACATCTTGGAAGCTTTGGCTGCCAAAATAAGACACTCTAAACAGGTGGTTGAAGACTTTAAACAGAATGGACTCCTCACGACAATTTTCAAGTGA
- the LOC106832186 gene encoding uncharacterized protein isoform X3: MCLGLSPLTSLGARESYKVGGVSRPKGWGPAPGSGSAQDPQGQPRAGLGKEVGAMGAGTTGSDDAEALDAVLGTLLAVLVLVVVKAAVDVLRRRRAHATVLVVGAGPVGLTAALVAVRSSRVLKLTVLDACARGPLLGRPQQIALDPRSVRFLQPLGVDFDNMEGCWRNGQFFTRVGVFQEHLLSLLERKGQLPGFRLILGTKVPTPEIRAHNLYLDLSAYGIEFTSATKESPISHQAVKQPGFHLKIYGTFRHRYIALACPASDSKVVRFLRHTVSSSVMKTIFHQAFNAYKMDIEPRVRDAAMSRVQCSRRLFEITLSHRRATAAYIQGIGRVVTVEGEAARVLNFDTGSGVNLGLQGLESLEEFIGKIATAVDQSDILEALAAKIRHSKQVVEDFKQNGLLTTIFK, encoded by the exons ATGTGTTTGGGGCTCTCTCCGCTAACATCCCTAGGGGCCCGAGAGAGCTACAAAGTGGGCGGTGTGTCCAGACCGAAGGGGTGGGGCCCTGCCCCGGGGAGTGGCTCAGCACAGGATCCCCAGGGACAACCCCGGGCAGGTCTGGGGAAGGAGGTCGGGGCCATGGGCGCGGGCACCACGGGGTCCGACGACGCCGAGGCGCTGGACGCAGTGCTGGGCACGCTGCTGGCCGTActggtgctggtggtggtcaAGGCGGCCGTGGACGTGCTGCGGCGGCGGCGAGCGCACGCGACCGTCCTGGTGGTGGGCGCAGGGCCGGTGGGGCTGACCGCGGCTCTCGTCGCTGTCCGCTCGAGCCGGGTGCTGAAGCTGACCGTGCTGGACGCGTGCGCGCGGGGTCCGCTGCTGGGGCGCCCGCAGCAGATTGCGCTGGACCCCCGCAGCGTCCGCTTCCTCCAGCCGCTGGGAGTGGACTTCGACAACATGGAAGGCTGCTGGCGCAATGGCCAATTCTTCACCCGGGTCGGCGTCTTCCAGGAGCACCTGCTCAGCCTCCTGGAGAGGAAGGGCCAGCTGCCTGGCTTTCGTCTTATTCTGGGCACCAAG GTGCCCACACCAGAAATCCGAGCCCACAACCTCTACCTCGATCTCTCTGCTTATGGGATCGAGTTCACTTCTGCAACAAAGGAATCCCCAATCTCGCATCAGGCAGTCAAACAGCCAGGTTTCCACCTGAAAATCTATGGAACCTTCCGCCATCGATATATCGCTTTGGCATGTCCAGCTTCTGATTCCAAAGTTGTTAGATTTCTCCGTCATACTGTCAGCTCCTCA GTCATGAAGACCATCTTCCACCAAGCGTTCAACGCCTACAAGATGGACATCGAGCCCCGCGTGAGGGACGCCGCCATGTCCCGGGTGCAGTGCAGCAGAAGGCTGTTTGAGATCACGCTGTCCCACCGGCGGGCCACAGCTGCCTACATCCAGGGCATAGGCAGGGTAGTCACTGTGGAGGGAGAGGCAGCTCGAGTGCTCAACTTTGACACGG GATCTGGGGTGAATCTTGGGCTCCAGGGCCTGGAGTCTTTGGAAGAATTCATTGGCAAGATCGCGACAGCTGTGGATCAGAGCGACATCTTGGAAGCTTTGGCTGCCAAAATAAGACACTCTAAACAGGTGGTTGAAGACTTTAAACAGAATGGACTCCTCACGACAATTTTCAAGTGA
- the LOC106832186 gene encoding uncharacterized protein isoform X2: MCLGLSPLTSLGARESYKVGGVSRPKGWGPAPGSGSAQDPQGQPRAGLGKEVGAMGAGTTGSDDAEALDAVLGTLLAVLVLVVVKAAVDVLRRRRAHATVLVVGAGPVGLTAALVAVRSSRVLKLTVLDACARGPLLGRPQQIALDPRSVRFLQPLGVDFDNMEGCWRNGQFFTRVGVFQEHLLSLLERKGQLPGFRLILGTKFTDDFMRKVVVPDWPKIIVVADGSHGETCSVLGLSPDYVVESCNAYGANATITRLDQRQVPTPEIRAHNLYLDLSAYGIEFTSATKESPISHQAVKQPGFHLKIYGTFRHRYIALACPASDSKVVRFLRHTVSSSVMKTIFHQAFNAYKMDIEPRVRDAAMSRVQCSRRLFEITLSHRRATAAYIQGIGRVVTVEGEAARVLNFDTAGKWM, encoded by the exons ATGTGTTTGGGGCTCTCTCCGCTAACATCCCTAGGGGCCCGAGAGAGCTACAAAGTGGGCGGTGTGTCCAGACCGAAGGGGTGGGGCCCTGCCCCGGGGAGTGGCTCAGCACAGGATCCCCAGGGACAACCCCGGGCAGGTCTGGGGAAGGAGGTCGGGGCCATGGGCGCGGGCACCACGGGGTCCGACGACGCCGAGGCGCTGGACGCAGTGCTGGGCACGCTGCTGGCCGTActggtgctggtggtggtcaAGGCGGCCGTGGACGTGCTGCGGCGGCGGCGAGCGCACGCGACCGTCCTGGTGGTGGGCGCAGGGCCGGTGGGGCTGACCGCGGCTCTCGTCGCTGTCCGCTCGAGCCGGGTGCTGAAGCTGACCGTGCTGGACGCGTGCGCGCGGGGTCCGCTGCTGGGGCGCCCGCAGCAGATTGCGCTGGACCCCCGCAGCGTCCGCTTCCTCCAGCCGCTGGGAGTGGACTTCGACAACATGGAAGGCTGCTGGCGCAATGGCCAATTCTTCACCCGGGTCGGCGTCTTCCAGGAGCACCTGCTCAGCCTCCTGGAGAGGAAGGGCCAGCTGCCTGGCTTTCGTCTTATTCTGGGCACCAAG TTTACAGATGACTTCATGAGAAAGGTGGTAGTGCCAGACTGGCCCAAAATCATTGTGGTGGCTGATGGCTCCCATGGGGAGACCTGCTCTGTTCTGGGGCTCAGTCCAGATTATGTAGTGGAATCCTGCAATGCTTACGGAGCTAACGCCACCATCACGAGACTGGACCAGAGACAG GTGCCCACACCAGAAATCCGAGCCCACAACCTCTACCTCGATCTCTCTGCTTATGGGATCGAGTTCACTTCTGCAACAAAGGAATCCCCAATCTCGCATCAGGCAGTCAAACAGCCAGGTTTCCACCTGAAAATCTATGGAACCTTCCGCCATCGATATATCGCTTTGGCATGTCCAGCTTCTGATTCCAAAGTTGTTAGATTTCTCCGTCATACTGTCAGCTCCTCA GTCATGAAGACCATCTTCCACCAAGCGTTCAACGCCTACAAGATGGACATCGAGCCCCGCGTGAGGGACGCCGCCATGTCCCGGGTGCAGTGCAGCAGAAGGCTGTTTGAGATCACGCTGTCCCACCGGCGGGCCACAGCTGCCTACATCCAGGGCATAGGCAGGGTAGTCACTGTGGAGGGAGAGGCAGCTCGAGTGCTCAACTTTGACACGG CTGGAAAATGGATGTGA